From the genome of Silurus meridionalis isolate SWU-2019-XX chromosome 12, ASM1480568v1, whole genome shotgun sequence, one region includes:
- the LOC124394295 gene encoding olfactory receptor 8I2-like, with amino-acid sequence MSKNLSRKTISEFIITGFDNFEKPMTVGIVILTLYLLVMLGNLTNICVIAMDKRLHQPMYLFICNLAIVDMLYCSCSCPTMVGNLLVGFKTISFAPCIIQMYVFGLGFVMEVFTISVMAFDRLLAVIKPLHYHSILTNVRSVILTFILWILGSAAISVIPGTVLPLSFCYSTLKFMFCDYGSVVRATCVDPNPYFDLMAIVTFILLFGTFSFICVSYIMIVLVVFKMNSKGSKKKVFNTCFSHLMVVVCYYGPTFLITFLTRTGIVLTLEMRHGFRIGTILGPSLVNPFIYSFRTKEIRNKILRTVRVGRSNE; translated from the coding sequence ATGTCGAAGAATCTTTCCAGAAAAACAATCAGTGAATTTATCATCACAGGATTTGACAATTTTGAAAAACCAATGACTGTTGGAATTGTCATCCTTACCTTATATCTTCTTGTAATGCTTGGGAACCTGACAAACATATGTGTTATTGCCATGGATAAACGTCTACACCAGCCAATGTATCTCTTCATCTGCAATTTAGCAATTGTGGACATGCTCtattgttcatgttcatgtccAACAATGGTAGGAAACCTTTTAGTTGGTTTTAAAACTATATCTTTTGCACCATGCATTATTCAGATGTATGTGTTTGGATTAGGCTTTGTGATGGAGGTGTTTACTATTTCTGTCATGGCTTTTGACCGATTACTTGCCGTAATTAAGCCACTGCATTACCATTCAATTTTGACAAATGTTCGTTCTGTAATACTCACTTTCATACTGTGGATTCTGGGTTCTGCTGCAATATCTGTCATACCTGGAACTGTTCTTCCTCTATCATTTTGTTACTCTACACTTAAATTCATGTTTTGTGATTATGGATCTGTTGTCAGAGCCACCTGTGTAGATCCTAACCCATATTTTGATTTAATGGCAATTGTAACTTTCATTCTACTGTTTGGAACATTTAGTTTCATCTGTGTGTCTTATATAATGATAGTTCTTGTCGTTTTCAAAATGAACTCAAAAGGTAGcaagaaaaaagtatttaacaCATGCTTTAGTCATTTGATGGTTGTAGTGTGTTATTACGGGCCTACTTTTCTTATAACCTTTTTAACTAGGACAGGTATAGTTCTTACTTTAGAGATGCGACATGGGTTCAGAATTGGCACAATTCTTGGTCCGTCCTTAGTAAAtccttttatatattcttttagaACCAAAGAGATTAGAAACAAAATACTGAGAACTGTGAGAGTTGGCAGAAGCAACGAATGA
- the LOC124394296 gene encoding olfactory receptor 6C1-like — protein sequence MDQNISRKKIDQFVLTGFDTLEKPVIVGCVILAAYIVAMLANLANICFIVVDKRLHQPMYLFICNLAIVDMLYCTCSCPTMIGILIVGYKTITYISCIFQMYGFSLCFVMEVFIISVMAFDRLIAIIKPHAILTNVRSIILTFLMWMLGFVAISIVPVTVIPLPLCSSTVKYVFCDYAAVVRTSCIDPTPYFDLISSFTFILMFGTFTFICLSYFKIVIVVVKMTLKGSKTKVFHTCLSHLIVIICYYGPTFILLVLTRLGVVLSLEERNGLRVGTILGPALVNPFIYSLRTKEIRNKIIQFVTKVGPTE from the coding sequence ATGGATCAAAATATTTCCCGTAAAAAAATTGATCAATTTGTTCTTACAGGATTTGACACTTTAGAAAAACCAGTGATTGTTGGTTGTGTCATACTTGCTGCATATATTGTTGCAATGCTTGCAAACTTGGCAAACATATGCTTCATTGTTGTTGATAAACGCCTACACCAGCCAATGTATCTCTTCATCTGCAATTTAGCAATTGTGGACATGCTCTACTGTACATGTTCATGTCCAACTATGATAGGCATTCTAATAGTTGGCTATAAAACAATAACTTATATATCATGCATCTTTCAAATGTATGGCTTTAGTTTATGTTTCGTGATGGAGGTGTTTATTATTTCAGTTATGGCTTTTGACCGATTAATTGCCATAATCAAGCCACATGCAATTCTAACAAATGTTCGCTCCATTATTCTGACATTTTTAATGTGGATGTTGGGTTTTGTTGCAATATCAATTGTTCCTGTTACTGTGATTCCTTTACCATTATGCTCCTCAACTGTAAAGTATGTTTTCTGTGATTACGCAGCTGTTGTCAGAACCAGTTGTATAGATCCAACCCCCTATTTTGATTTAATATCAAGTTTCACCTTTATCCTGATGTTTGGAACATTCACTTTCATTTGTTtatcttattttaaaatagttatTGTTGTTGTCAAAATGACCTTAAAAGGTAGCAAGACAAAAGTGTTTCATACTTGTCTAAGTCATTTAATTGTAATAATCTGCTATTATGGACCAACATTTATTCTGTTAGTCCTGACCAGGCTTGGGGTAGTTTTATCACTTGAGGAACGGAACGGTCTGAGAGTTGGAACAATTCTTGGACCTGCTTTAGTAAATCCCTTCATATATTCTTTGAGAACTAAAgagattagaaataaaataatacaatttgtgACAAAAGTTGGACCAACTGAATAA